A region from the Lolium perenne isolate Kyuss_39 chromosome 4, Kyuss_2.0, whole genome shotgun sequence genome encodes:
- the LOC127349071 gene encoding transcription factor bHLH18-like: MEQPNQWLTPTEQEELDYMYQQQEGGHAPGLEQQFAEPPLPDHQEQYYTPPMAAPSFHPSRSSNFPTFGGSSSLPNLPFGAATVKNEQGQPSPPPQSSNFLSFGAGQASTLNFSGGAWQPDGIELTMQVQEPERRSRAPGNAQEHVIAERKRREKLQQQFVSLATIVPGLKKTDKISLLGGTIEYVKQLEEKVKALEEQGARRSSESTVFESKCSISAADSDAAGPSGSGTGDSDGEYSSLAVEASIRGDTVLLKICCKERRGVLVMVLSQLENQGLSIINTNVVPFTDSCLNITITAKIEEGFPSAGELVKNLTMALRSFN, translated from the exons ATGGAGCAACCAAACCAATGGCTAACGCCGACG GAACAAGAGGAGCTTGATTACATGTACCAGCAGCAAGAAGGGGGGCACGCACCCGGCCTGGAGCAGCAGTTCGCAGagccaccgttacccgaccatcaGGAGCAGTACTACACGCCTCCAATGGCAGCCCCGTCGTTTCATCCATCACGCAGCTCCAATTTCCCGACCTTTGGGGGCTCGTCATCATTGCCCAACCTGCCGTTCGGAGCGGCAACGGTGAAGAACGAGCAGGGGcagccgtcgccgccaccgcagtCGTCGAACTTCCTCTCCTTCGGCGCCGGCCAGGCTAGCACGTTGAACTTCTCCGGTGGTGCCTGGCAGCCGGACGGCATCGAATTGACGATGCAGGTGCAAGAGCCGGAGAGGCGGAGCAGGGCGCCGGGGAACGCCCAGGAACACGTCATCGCCGAGCGCAAGCGGCGGGAGAAGCTGCAGCAGCAGTTCGTGTCCTTGGCCACCATCGTCCCTGGCCTCAAGAAG ACAGACAAGATCTCTCTGCTGGGGGGCACCATCGAGTACGTGAAGCAGCTGGAGGAGAAGGTGAAGGCCCTGGAGGAGCAGGGCGCGCGGAGGTCGTCAGAGTCAACCGTCTTCGAGAGCAAATGCTCCATATCCGCCGCCGACAGTGACGCGGCAGGCCCCAGCGGGAGTGGCACCGGTGACAGCGATGGTGAGTACTCGAGCCTGGCTGTCGAGGCCAGCATCCGGGGGGACACGGTGCTGCTGAAAATCTGCTGCAAAGAGAGGAGAGGTGTGCTGGTGATGGTCCTGTCCCAGCTCGAGAACCAGGGCCTCTCCATCATAAACACCAACGTTGTGCCCTTCACCGACTCGTGCCTCAACATCACCATTACGGCGAAG ATCGAAGAGGGTTTTCCATCTGCGGGTGAGCTCGTGAAGAACCTGACCATGGCTCTCAGAAGTTTCAACTGA
- the LOC127296307 gene encoding uncharacterized protein, producing MVSRQEPPPPPPPPPPAEPAPTTLFDLGEDLLLEILLLLPSLPSLVRAAFACRTFLHAVRSSPAFRRRFRALHPPPLLGLYFDPDGAGIPAFAPLRRRSDPDLRAAVRRADFFLTGLPDDDDHSPGWVISDCHDGYLILGNCTTGQVAAYNPLTQALDLIPRPPADFYDGFRGFYDFLDYHIISPEEDDGVFHVIFACYDESRVRAAAFCSDTGAWQVFPWFEALTTPQPADQHWLTVGEMVNGFVYWIYAGEAAMLVLNTTTLQFSKVDLPPDLEGQTHMFMVGKTKDGGLCIVVTIGFELHIWLRKTSDDDGIEKWVNTHAIGLQNIVEQTGGTLEEHARLKVVAVVDGFVYFSTFETFRDGMVPCWFFSLDLETSVFDILFQRRSDGHIHPYIMPWPTSLIRDKACLQVEGVS from the coding sequence ATGGTCTCCCGGcaagaaccgccgccgccgccgccgccgccgccgccggcggaacCCGCTCCTACCACCTTATTCGATCTCGGCGAAGACCTCCTCCTCGAgatactcctcctcctcccctccctACCGAGCCTCGTCCGCGCCGCTTTCGCCTGCCGCACCTTCCTCCACGCCGTCCGCTCGTCCCCCGCCTTCCGCCGCCGCTTCCGCGCGCTCCACCCGCCCCCGCTCCTCGGCCTGTACTTCGACCCCGACGGCGCAGGCATCCCCGCCTTCgcccccctccgccgccgctccgACCCGGACCTGAGGGCCGCCGTCCGCCGCGCCGACTTCTTCCTCACGGGCCTCCCGGACGACGACGACCACAGCCCCGGCTGGGTCATAAGCGACTGCCACGACGGCTACCTGATCCTCGGCAACTGCACCACAGGGCAGGTCGCCGCCTACAACCCCCTCACGCAGGCCCTGGATCTCATACCCCGGCCCCCGGCCGACTTCTACGATGGCTTCCGCGGCTTCTACGACTTCCTTGATTACCACATCATCTCCCCTGAAGAGGACGACGGCGTGTTCCACGTAATCTTTGCCTGTTACGACGAGTCGCGGGTGCGCGCTGCGGCCTTCTGCTCGGATACCGGGGCCTGGCAGGTGTTCCCCTGGTTCGAAGCTCTGACCACACCGCAGCCTGCCGACCAACACTGGCTTACCGTTGGTGAGATGGTGAATGGGTTCGTCTACTGGATATACGCGGGAGAAGCCGCCATGCTCGTGCTCAACACCACCACACTGCAGTTCTCCAAGGTGGATCTGCCGCCCGACTTGGAAGGACAAACTCACATGTTTATGGTTGGCAAGACCAAGGATGGGGGGCTCTGTATCGTTGTTACGATTGGATTCGAACTCCATATTTGGCTCCGGAAAACTTCTGATGATGACGGAATCGAGAAATGGGTGAATACCCACGCGATTGGGTTACAGAATATTGTTGAGCAGACTGGGGGTACACTGGAGGAACATGCTAGACTCAAGGTTGTGGCTGTTGTCGATGGATTTGTCTACTTCTCTACCTTTGAGACCTTTCGGGATGGCATGGTTCCTTGCTGGTTCTTTTCTTTAGACCTCGAGACATCGGTCTTTGACATACTCTTTCAGAGGAGATCTGATGGTCATATACATCCCTACATTATGCCCTGGCCAACTTCTTTAATACGCGACAAGGCATGCCTTCAAGTTGAAGGTGTTTCATGA